From the Flavimarina sp. Hel_I_48 genome, one window contains:
- a CDS encoding DUF2130 domain-containing protein, whose protein sequence is MSDQTTIQCPECGSAINVNDILKHQIENAMRTEFQLKQQVANEKLNEQKEILAKAQLEFESKKEKENELFKERLDKEKKEAEQIIAKKLKAQFEDEQRDSLENLQRELNEKSEKLKDFHQKEAEISRLLREKDEMKEALEAEGQKKLNESLIKERERISKRESEKNELRMKELIKQLEDQKKLTEDMRRKQEQGSMQLQGEVQELAIEEWLADNFPLDTVEEIKKGANGADCLQIVNTYDHQNCGSIYYESKRAKAFSNNWIAKFKEDMAKKGAPLGVIVSEVLPNEMERMGMIDKNLWVCTFQEFKSLSAVLRQSVIAVNNTIVTQSNKGDKMSLLYDYLTGPEFRMQIEAIKDAFIEMQDDLNKEQRAAHSRWKRRQKQIDKVMLNTTGMYGSLRGIAGSSVPIIAELEEENLAD, encoded by the coding sequence ATGAGTGATCAAACAACAATTCAATGTCCAGAATGCGGAAGCGCAATCAATGTAAATGATATTCTTAAGCATCAAATAGAAAATGCTATGCGAACTGAATTTCAATTGAAGCAACAAGTGGCCAACGAAAAATTAAATGAGCAGAAAGAAATTTTAGCTAAAGCTCAATTAGAATTTGAGTCTAAAAAAGAAAAAGAGAATGAGCTGTTTAAAGAAAGGTTAGATAAAGAGAAAAAGGAGGCAGAACAGATAATCGCGAAAAAACTAAAAGCACAGTTTGAAGACGAACAGCGGGATAGCTTAGAAAACCTTCAGCGTGAGCTTAATGAAAAGAGTGAAAAATTGAAAGATTTTCATCAAAAAGAAGCTGAGATTTCGAGACTTTTAAGAGAGAAAGATGAGATGAAAGAAGCTCTTGAAGCTGAAGGACAGAAGAAGCTAAATGAGTCACTCATAAAGGAGAGAGAGCGTATATCAAAGCGAGAGAGTGAAAAGAATGAGCTTAGGATGAAAGAGCTTATAAAGCAGTTAGAAGATCAAAAAAAGTTGACAGAAGATATGCGACGTAAACAGGAGCAAGGCTCTATGCAGCTTCAGGGAGAAGTGCAGGAATTAGCCATAGAAGAGTGGCTTGCAGATAATTTTCCTCTAGATACTGTTGAAGAAATAAAGAAAGGAGCAAATGGAGCTGACTGTTTACAGATAGTAAATACTTATGATCATCAAAACTGTGGCAGTATTTATTATGAAAGTAAAAGAGCCAAAGCGTTCTCTAATAACTGGATTGCAAAGTTTAAAGAAGATATGGCAAAAAAGGGAGCGCCCCTGGGAGTTATAGTTTCTGAAGTTTTACCCAATGAAATGGAGCGTATGGGTATGATTGATAAAAATTTATGGGTATGTACTTTTCAGGAGTTTAAAAGTTTGAGTGCAGTTCTAAGACAATCTGTAATAGCTGTAAATAATACGATAGTTACACAGTCAAACAAGGGGGATAAAATGTCCTTATTATACGATTACCTTACCGGTCCAGAATTCAGAATGCAAATAGAAGCTATAAAGGATGCTTTTATTGAGATGCAGGATGATTTGAACAAAGAGCAGCGAGCAGCCCATAGTAGATGGAAGCGAAGACAAAAGCAAATTGACAAAGTGATGCTAAATACTACCGGAATGTATGGGAGTTTAAGAGGTATTGCAGGTAGTTCAGTACCAATTATAGCAGAGCTTGAAGAGGAAAATTTAGCAGACTAG
- a CDS encoding helix-turn-helix transcriptional regulator, producing the protein MPITRNALIRYQCLDQCFRNPGKNFCINDLLESCNNALRELNPDTEGIKKRQLYEDIRFMESSQGWSIQLDRYKEGRKTYFRYEDRDFSINNQPINELEAEQLKSALLILKRFKGLPQFNWINEILPKLDQSFGLTTSSENIISFDNNEFLKGIEFIDPLFNAILYQKVLLIKYQSFRNPEPVEVVFHPWHLKEYNNRWFLFGKSGDFENLTNLALDRILGITEKTESYIESTVDFQEYFDDFIGVTKEPGDIQKIKFWASLQQAPYIKTKPLHASQKRIVDDGSGYTFSIEVIPNYELERLILSFGESLKVIEPIGLKEKIKNRLNENLANY; encoded by the coding sequence ATGCCAATAACTAGAAATGCATTGATAAGGTATCAATGCCTGGATCAATGTTTTAGAAATCCAGGAAAGAACTTTTGTATAAATGATTTATTAGAGAGTTGTAATAATGCGCTTCGAGAACTAAACCCAGATACTGAAGGAATTAAAAAGCGACAACTTTATGAGGATATACGATTTATGGAATCTTCTCAAGGATGGTCTATTCAATTAGATAGATATAAAGAAGGGCGAAAAACATATTTCCGATATGAGGATAGAGATTTCTCAATTAATAACCAGCCTATTAATGAGTTGGAGGCAGAGCAATTAAAGTCTGCACTATTGATACTAAAACGTTTTAAAGGTCTACCACAATTCAATTGGATAAATGAGATATTACCTAAACTAGATCAGAGTTTTGGTCTAACTACCAGTAGTGAAAATATCATTAGTTTCGATAACAATGAATTTCTAAAAGGAATTGAATTTATAGACCCTCTGTTCAATGCTATTCTCTATCAGAAAGTTCTACTAATAAAATATCAGTCATTTAGAAATCCGGAACCTGTAGAGGTTGTTTTTCATCCTTGGCATTTAAAGGAATATAATAATCGGTGGTTCTTATTTGGTAAGTCAGGAGATTTTGAAAACTTAACTAATCTAGCTTTAGATAGAATCTTAGGTATAACTGAGAAGACGGAATCATATATTGAGAGTACTGTAGATTTTCAAGAGTATTTTGATGACTTCATAGGTGTGACTAAAGAACCTGGGGATATACAGAAGATTAAATTTTGGGCAAGTCTTCAGCAAGCACCTTATATTAAAACTAAACCTCTACACGCATCTCAAAAAAGGATAGTGGATGACGGATCAGGCTATACATTCTCTATAGAGGTAATTCCTAATTATGAATTGGAGCGATTAATACTGTCTTTTGGTGAGTCCCTCAAAGTAATAGAACCAATAGGATTAAAAGAAAAAATAAAGAATAGGTTAAATGAAAATTTAGCTAATTATTAA
- a CDS encoding alpha/beta fold hydrolase — protein MTYSSTKFFNLLFFLISLNTFAQSGMYQTVNVEKYQGKKFILEGKIFYKNAFTPESYALLTAFAVSDKSKMIDDPLYNDDVSEPYLQNDWSPYELTGKINKNAKYLGVGIAVMGNGNYYVDAFKLFIKDGKKKVEIPLENAGFEDGSLKYWHTTNMDKNTKISNANDKAFAGTQSLFIDNSGVVEVASLGNNKEVGNYMGVNGVKLYYELYGEGEPLLMLHGNNSAMGRFSDQFDALSEKYQIIGLDSRGQGKSTGNDTKITYELMADDVKTFLDELGLEKVNILGWSDGGNIAVILAMEHPDKVNKMAIMGAVLYNDATSVTAETNKIIRKQVKEMEAKGVAATDMNYRLKMLLLTEPNINPDSLQKIQTPTLVMAGEHDVVKEKHTRLIAEKTPNSEMVIFKGAGHEAPNEIPELFNKTVLDFFSEESN, from the coding sequence ATGACCTATAGCTCTACCAAATTTTTCAACCTCCTATTTTTTCTGATTTCCTTAAATACCTTCGCGCAATCAGGTATGTATCAAACCGTGAATGTTGAAAAATACCAGGGTAAAAAATTCATTCTTGAAGGAAAAATATTTTATAAAAATGCATTTACACCAGAATCCTATGCTTTGTTAACGGCATTTGCTGTTAGCGACAAATCGAAAATGATAGACGATCCATTGTACAATGATGACGTATCAGAACCTTACTTACAAAATGATTGGAGCCCGTATGAGCTCACCGGGAAAATCAATAAAAATGCAAAATACCTGGGAGTGGGGATTGCCGTGATGGGTAATGGTAATTATTACGTAGATGCTTTTAAGCTCTTTATAAAAGATGGAAAGAAAAAGGTGGAAATCCCTCTGGAAAATGCCGGATTTGAAGATGGCTCTTTAAAATACTGGCATACAACTAACATGGATAAAAACACCAAAATATCCAACGCTAATGATAAAGCTTTTGCAGGCACACAATCCTTATTTATTGACAATTCCGGAGTAGTGGAAGTAGCTAGCTTGGGAAACAACAAAGAAGTCGGCAACTATATGGGTGTAAATGGGGTAAAACTCTATTACGAACTATATGGTGAAGGCGAACCTCTGTTGATGCTTCACGGGAACAATTCGGCTATGGGGCGTTTTAGTGATCAGTTTGATGCATTATCTGAAAAATACCAAATCATAGGTCTTGACAGCCGGGGCCAGGGGAAATCTACTGGCAATGATACGAAGATTACCTATGAACTGATGGCAGACGATGTAAAGACGTTTCTTGACGAATTGGGACTTGAAAAAGTAAACATTTTGGGATGGAGCGATGGGGGCAACATCGCCGTAATTTTAGCTATGGAACATCCTGATAAGGTCAATAAAATGGCCATTATGGGAGCCGTTTTGTACAATGATGCCACCTCGGTTACTGCGGAAACCAATAAAATAATTCGCAAACAGGTTAAAGAAATGGAAGCTAAGGGGGTAGCAGCAACTGATATGAATTACCGCTTAAAAATGCTTTTGCTGACCGAACCCAACATCAATCCGGATTCTTTACAGAAAATACAGACTCCTACCTTGGTCATGGCAGGTGAGCATGATGTCGTTAAAGAGAAACATACCCGTTTAATTGCAGAAAAAACACCAAACAGCGAGATGGTAATTTTTAAAGGTGCAGGACACGAAGCACCGAATGAGATTCCAGAATTATTTAATAAAACAGTATTGGATTTTTTTAGCGAGGAAAGCAATTAA
- a CDS encoding BfmA/BtgA family mobilization protein has translation MDKEYEKVGFETLKIKAPVAKKFREFSRLISKSQSVSLLLIIEFFEAHGISPAESFGPRMETLESRISELIKKRMNGMIAIIKDIEKTQTKPTAAMLLALLEHAEPPRKNLILEKKVMEKETRASSQDKPRFQERKSIDQKSETWWKR, from the coding sequence ATGGATAAAGAATATGAAAAAGTGGGTTTTGAGACGCTAAAGATCAAAGCTCCCGTGGCCAAAAAGTTCAGGGAATTTTCAAGGCTGATTTCAAAGTCACAGTCGGTGAGTTTACTGCTCATTATCGAGTTTTTTGAAGCACATGGCATTTCTCCGGCTGAGTCTTTCGGACCGAGAATGGAAACCCTGGAAAGCCGAATTAGCGAACTCATTAAAAAACGGATGAATGGGATGATCGCGATCATCAAAGATATCGAGAAAACGCAAACCAAACCAACAGCAGCCATGTTGCTTGCCTTATTGGAACACGCAGAACCGCCCAGGAAAAATTTGATTTTAGAGAAGAAAGTGATGGAAAAGGAAACTAGAGCTTCATCGCAGGATAAGCCGAGATTCCAGGAGCGTAAGTCCATTGATCAAAAATCCGAAACCTGGTGGAAAAGGTAA
- a CDS encoding GIY-YIG nuclease family protein, translating into MEIYSVYILECSDDSYYTGITSDVHKRLTQHQSGKNKNAYTYFRRPVVLSYYCEFTEPEMAIDFEKKIKKWSRAKKAALIAGHYDKLPNLAKKKFN; encoded by the coding sequence ATGGAAATATATTCGGTTTATATTTTAGAATGCTCAGATGACAGTTACTATACAGGTATAACTTCTGATGTTCACAAAAGATTGACGCAGCATCAATCAGGAAAAAATAAAAATGCGTATACCTATTTTAGAAGACCTGTTGTACTAAGTTATTATTGTGAATTTACCGAGCCTGAGATGGCTATAGATTTTGAGAAGAAAATAAAGAAATGGTCAAGAGCTAAAAAAGCAGCATTGATCGCAGGACACTATGATAAACTTCCCAATCTCGCGAAGAAAAAATTTAACTAG
- a CDS encoding Eco57I restriction-modification methylase domain-containing protein: protein MIQENIRKSKEEQFQATFLHELFVNILGYTLNPNPYYNFTTEFKNERNNRKADGAILKDGSATGVIELKGTNTKDLESIRRQAFDYKANQKGCVYVVTSNFEKLRFYINDATEFEEFNLFELTPNRFALLYLCLQRENLLRDLPLKIKEASIAEEEAITKNFYKDYSVFKRELFRDLVKRNVKRIKTNRQAQLEAVDTVELSEEERTERNRLDKNVKLTLFKKSQKLIDRYLFIFFSEDRGLLPPNSTLKILNDFEQLKAMDAHVPLYDRFKLYFNYLDQGRKGTEKHAEIYAYNGGLFKPDAILDQLIIDDDLLLTHTRKLANYDFESQVDVNILGHIFENSLNEIESVNAEIEGDTFDKQTSKRKKDGVFYTPKYITKYIVENTVGKLCEEKKTELGFEEAEYFKSRKGRNKDTLKNLVDILDTYRDWLLQITICDPACGSGAFLNQALDFLIKEHRYIDELKAKVLGGGLVFADIENTILENNIYGVDLNEESVEIAKLSLWLRTAQPRRKLNDLSSNIKCGNSLIDSKAVAGDKAFKWEQEFPHIFNTVTSSDAPGSASYRETDVTSSDAPESASYREGKGGFDVVIGNPPYTYRNAISDYEKEYFKRIYKSAEGNYDLYKFFIEKTIILTKNGGMSSFIVPNTFLSAKTYKKLRTTMLNSFQILEFFDLGLDVFENVVVESVIYAVRKLSPTKQNDVLVKIQRNRKIPFDDLEFEYSINLDKYAGPDKSFNINISNNYASIIDKMKINSIQLGKICYCTVGINTGYIKSELTSENKIDKRYHKMLNGKDISRYGVHWPGEYIMFDVDFVKSKGKLGRALPPEYIFEKEKILIQRTRRGMKRKLVCYLDKNGFYNLNRLSNIVLTDENYNLNNLYLLLNSSLMDFYFNIYFNEYEVKPLHLSRLPIPVSIKSSKYFIDLSASISNFYDELNKLIIKYQTFFASQYKLEKLSRKLEDWYELDFGEFIKELNKSIKANNKIREKAAKTTDFSPVLVDLLTKKEEFEWMSLFEENKKKAQNLQIQIDKTEREIDQMVYELYGLTEEEIAIVENS from the coding sequence GTGATACAGGAGAATATCCGCAAGTCCAAAGAAGAGCAGTTTCAGGCGACTTTTCTGCATGAGCTTTTTGTAAATATTCTGGGATATACTTTAAATCCCAATCCCTATTATAACTTTACGACCGAATTCAAGAACGAAAGGAACAACCGTAAGGCAGACGGCGCTATCTTAAAAGACGGCAGCGCTACCGGAGTTATAGAACTAAAGGGAACCAATACCAAAGACCTGGAGAGCATACGCCGACAGGCTTTTGACTATAAAGCCAATCAAAAGGGGTGTGTGTATGTGGTGACCTCAAATTTTGAGAAACTGCGCTTTTATATCAACGATGCGACCGAGTTTGAAGAGTTTAACCTTTTTGAGCTGACACCAAATCGCTTTGCACTGCTGTACCTGTGTCTGCAACGCGAGAACCTGCTGCGCGATCTTCCGCTAAAAATTAAAGAGGCTTCCATTGCCGAAGAAGAAGCGATTACCAAAAATTTTTACAAAGACTATTCGGTATTTAAACGGGAGCTCTTTCGCGATCTGGTAAAGCGCAATGTAAAACGAATTAAGACCAACCGCCAGGCGCAGCTGGAAGCCGTTGATACCGTAGAACTCTCTGAAGAAGAACGCACAGAGCGCAACCGCCTCGACAAGAATGTAAAACTTACCCTGTTCAAGAAGTCGCAAAAACTTATAGACCGGTATCTGTTTATTTTCTTTTCAGAAGACCGCGGACTATTACCGCCCAATTCCACATTAAAAATTCTCAATGATTTTGAGCAGCTTAAAGCGATGGATGCGCACGTGCCTCTTTATGACCGGTTTAAGCTCTATTTCAATTATCTAGACCAGGGAAGAAAAGGCACCGAAAAACACGCGGAAATTTATGCGTATAACGGTGGACTTTTTAAACCGGATGCCATTCTTGACCAACTCATCATAGACGACGACCTGCTGCTGACGCATACGCGAAAACTCGCCAATTACGATTTTGAAAGTCAGGTGGATGTCAATATTCTGGGGCATATTTTTGAAAATTCGCTCAATGAAATTGAGAGTGTAAATGCCGAAATAGAAGGTGATACCTTTGATAAACAAACCAGTAAACGCAAGAAAGATGGCGTTTTTTACACGCCCAAGTATATTACCAAATACATTGTAGAAAACACGGTAGGCAAACTCTGCGAAGAGAAAAAGACCGAATTGGGTTTTGAGGAAGCGGAGTATTTTAAAAGCCGAAAAGGCCGTAACAAAGACACGCTTAAAAATCTGGTAGACATTTTAGATACCTACCGCGACTGGCTTTTGCAAATCACCATCTGTGATCCTGCTTGTGGCTCTGGTGCCTTTTTAAATCAGGCGCTTGACTTTTTGATCAAAGAGCACCGCTATATTGATGAACTGAAGGCCAAAGTGCTGGGCGGCGGTCTGGTGTTTGCAGATATCGAAAATACCATTTTAGAAAACAATATTTATGGCGTTGACCTTAATGAAGAATCTGTAGAAATTGCTAAACTTTCGCTCTGGCTGCGTACCGCGCAACCCCGCCGAAAACTCAATGACCTAAGCAGCAACATCAAATGCGGAAACAGTTTAATAGACAGCAAAGCCGTTGCCGGAGATAAAGCCTTTAAATGGGAACAGGAATTCCCACATATTTTCAATACTGTCACTTCGAGTGATGCGCCAGGAAGCGCATCGTATCGAGAAACAGATGTCACTTCGAGTGATGCGCCAGAAAGCGCATCGTATCGAGAAGGGAAGGGTGGTTTTGATGTGGTGATTGGGAATCCGCCGTACACATACAGGAATGCCATATCTGACTATGAAAAGGAATATTTTAAAAGAATCTACAAAAGCGCCGAAGGTAATTATGACCTTTATAAATTTTTTATTGAAAAGACAATAATACTCACTAAAAATGGTGGAATGTCTAGCTTTATAGTACCTAATACATTCCTAAGCGCAAAAACATATAAAAAATTGAGGACTACAATGTTAAACAGTTTTCAAATCCTCGAATTTTTTGATTTAGGACTTGATGTTTTTGAAAATGTTGTTGTTGAAAGTGTAATTTACGCTGTTAGAAAGTTATCACCTACTAAGCAAAATGATGTTTTAGTTAAAATTCAAAGAAATAGAAAAATTCCATTTGACGATCTAGAATTTGAATACTCTATAAACTTAGATAAATATGCGGGTCCTGACAAATCATTCAACATTAATATTTCAAATAATTATGCAAGCATAATTGACAAGATGAAAATAAATTCAATTCAACTTGGTAAAATTTGTTACTGTACAGTCGGTATAAATACGGGATATATAAAAAGTGAACTAACATCTGAAAATAAGATTGATAAACGATATCATAAAATGTTAAACGGTAAAGATATAAGCAGATATGGTGTTCATTGGCCTGGTGAATATATAATGTTTGACGTTGACTTTGTAAAAAGTAAAGGTAAGCTAGGGCGCGCGTTGCCCCCAGAATACATTTTTGAAAAAGAGAAAATACTTATTCAAAGAACCAGAAGAGGTATGAAGAGAAAACTTGTCTGCTATCTCGACAAAAATGGTTTTTATAATTTAAATAGGTTATCTAATATCGTATTAACAGATGAGAACTATAATCTTAACAATTTATATCTTTTATTAAATTCATCACTGATGGATTTTTATTTTAATATATATTTTAATGAATATGAAGTTAAGCCACTACATCTAAGTAGATTACCCATACCAGTGTCGATCAAAAGCAGTAAATATTTTATTGATTTGTCGGCATCAATCTCCAACTTTTATGATGAGCTAAATAAATTAATCATTAAGTATCAAACCTTCTTTGCATCCCAATACAAACTAGAAAAACTCTCCCGTAAGCTAGAAGATTGGTACGAGTTGGATTTTGGGGAGTTTATCAAAGAGCTTAACAAAAGCATCAAAGCCAATAACAAAATTCGCGAAAAAGCGGCTAAAACAACCGATTTTAGCCCTGTTTTGGTCGATTTATTGACCAAAAAGGAAGAATTTGAGTGGATGTCGCTTTTTGAAGAAAACAAGAAAAAAGCCCAGAATCTGCAAATCCAAATTGATAAAACGGAGCGCGAAATCGACCAGATGGTTTATGAGCTTTATGGCTTGACGGAGGAGGAGATTGCGATAGTTGAGAATAGTTAA
- a CDS encoding alkaline phosphatase PhoX yields MKAKITTVALLSLIFTVQAQDIGDFISVEPAGQSSDFTIPPTHIFQKIIEEGEALTQGGVLGANNDFAGYVPIAQSSEKGYLSINSEHNPGGASVLDINFNPDTKLWETTNSKKVDFSVVAGTARNCSGTVTPWNTIITCEEAIATTDANNDNRNDLGWCVELDPATKTVIDKRWALGNFKHENIVVHGNERTVYEGADSNPGYLYKFVADVDQDLSSGSLYVYRGSKNGSGQWIKIKNSTPAEQNSTLAQSDAINATVFNGIEDVEIGPDGKVYFAVKGEGRVYRFQDSDALTSTTVSQMETFVGGTSYTIQTSRGATAVSWGGGNDNLAFDGAGNLWVMQDGGNNYIWMVEKGHTQSNPKVKIFGTTPTGSEPTGITFSPDYRFLFLSIQHPSSANNSSTQTDAAGNILAFDNDITLVIARNEDLGGPLSTESFNRTKLNIYPNPSTGNYTLELENRNAEVEIQVFTADGRRVVTQKTNNIKRYTLNLFSQPAGIYLVEIKRGNELIGRRKLIKK; encoded by the coding sequence ATGAAAGCAAAAATAACTACCGTAGCCCTGCTATCTCTGATCTTCACTGTCCAGGCGCAAGATATTGGGGATTTTATTTCAGTAGAACCTGCAGGACAGAGTTCAGATTTCACCATTCCCCCTACCCACATTTTTCAGAAAATAATCGAAGAAGGCGAAGCCTTGACGCAGGGTGGCGTGCTGGGCGCAAATAATGATTTTGCCGGTTATGTACCTATCGCACAAAGTAGCGAAAAGGGATATTTAAGTATCAATTCAGAACATAATCCCGGCGGTGCAAGTGTACTTGATATTAATTTTAATCCAGATACCAAATTGTGGGAAACTACCAACTCAAAAAAGGTAGATTTTAGTGTGGTTGCCGGTACAGCGCGTAACTGCTCTGGCACGGTAACGCCCTGGAATACTATAATTACCTGTGAAGAAGCTATTGCTACCACAGATGCAAATAATGACAACCGCAATGATCTGGGCTGGTGCGTAGAACTAGACCCGGCCACAAAAACGGTGATTGATAAAAGGTGGGCGCTGGGCAACTTTAAACATGAAAATATAGTGGTGCACGGCAACGAACGGACTGTTTACGAAGGGGCAGATTCAAATCCCGGTTATTTGTACAAATTTGTGGCAGATGTGGACCAGGATCTGAGTTCGGGAAGTCTATACGTGTATCGCGGTTCTAAGAATGGTTCTGGCCAGTGGATTAAGATAAAAAACAGCACCCCGGCAGAACAAAACAGTACACTGGCCCAAAGCGATGCTATAAATGCGACCGTTTTTAACGGGATTGAAGATGTGGAAATAGGACCAGACGGTAAGGTTTATTTTGCCGTTAAGGGAGAAGGCCGTGTCTATCGTTTTCAGGATTCTGATGCGCTTACCAGCACTACGGTAAGTCAAATGGAGACTTTTGTGGGCGGTACTTCCTATACCATACAGACCTCAAGGGGCGCTACAGCGGTAAGTTGGGGCGGCGGGAACGATAATCTCGCCTTTGACGGCGCCGGTAATTTATGGGTCATGCAGGATGGCGGCAATAATTATATCTGGATGGTGGAAAAAGGCCATACGCAGAGCAATCCCAAAGTAAAAATTTTTGGCACTACCCCCACGGGTTCTGAACCTACAGGAATTACGTTTTCCCCAGATTACAGGTTTTTGTTCCTGTCCATTCAACATCCCAGCAGCGCAAATAATAGTTCCACGCAAACCGATGCTGCCGGAAACATACTGGCTTTTGATAATGATATTACTCTGGTGATCGCGAGAAATGAAGACCTGGGAGGTCCCCTCTCCACCGAAAGTTTTAACCGAACCAAATTAAATATCTATCCCAATCCTTCTACCGGAAATTATACGCTTGAACTGGAAAATAGAAATGCGGAAGTGGAAATACAGGTTTTTACCGCAGATGGAAGACGTGTCGTTACTCAGAAGACTAATAATATAAAACGTTATACGTTAAACCTTTTCAGTCAACCTGCGGGGATTTATCTTGTCGAAATCAAAAGGGGAAATGAACTTATAGGAAGAAGGAAGCTCATTAAAAAATAG
- a CDS encoding RagB/SusD family nutrient uptake outer membrane protein: MNYKSSILKISHLLIFGLLVSTFTSCDEEFLDNTDKTNLNDETQWESESTADLFLNDIYSNIPNKGNEPENLDNFTDDNDAGFYYTSYNWKSGIVNPSSSDFQVWGGTSGPTDHANWESTYAKVRRCNLFIQKINENAENFSESYIKQRIDEARFLRAYFYSELWLHVGGIPIITEPLDRNTMEREDIYNARNTFAETLNFLTDELGAIVQNQALEVKYSFGESDAGRATLGAALMLKGWLELYAASPLFNSAPALADPNHLISFESEDPSRWATAAATNKKFIDEYGGTYALFPELSDLWRASNEYNSEVIWDRQVVANTMGSNYEQYGGPVWVNGVYYTWGNYNPTQEMVDDFAMANGKVISDPTSGYNPQDPYTGREKRFYDFIVYDGAPYKLDWMETTDTIYTRIDEVNPSLNEIDFGSDDVGNTGYYSKKKLNPDAPRGGGASGQNYIFYRYAMVLLNYAEAQNEVSGPDASVYSAINALRNRSELPDLEAGLDKNAMREAIHRERRVELGYENNRFFDIIRWKIAEDVMSVDKHGMKITNTSPSNNSGDWQYEVIPLNHPHVFTSKMYMNPIPQSIIDQNPEILQNPGY, from the coding sequence ATGAACTATAAAAGCAGCATTTTAAAAATAAGCCATCTTCTTATTTTTGGATTACTGGTGTCTACTTTCACTTCCTGTGACGAGGAATTTTTAGACAATACCGATAAGACCAACTTGAACGATGAAACACAATGGGAATCTGAAAGTACAGCAGATTTATTCTTAAACGACATTTATAGCAATATTCCCAATAAAGGTAATGAACCAGAAAACCTGGATAACTTTACTGATGATAATGACGCCGGGTTTTACTACACGTCCTACAACTGGAAAAGCGGTATAGTCAATCCTTCTTCTAGTGACTTTCAGGTATGGGGAGGTACCTCTGGACCTACAGATCATGCCAACTGGGAGAGTACGTATGCTAAGGTGAGAAGGTGCAATTTATTTATTCAAAAAATAAATGAAAATGCTGAAAATTTTTCTGAATCTTATATAAAACAACGTATTGACGAAGCACGTTTTTTAAGGGCTTATTTCTATAGCGAACTCTGGTTGCACGTGGGTGGAATTCCTATTATAACAGAGCCGCTAGACCGCAATACGATGGAGCGGGAAGACATTTACAACGCGCGCAATACTTTTGCCGAAACCTTAAATTTCCTGACTGATGAGTTAGGGGCTATAGTGCAAAATCAGGCCCTGGAAGTGAAATACAGCTTTGGCGAAAGCGATGCCGGCCGGGCAACTTTAGGTGCTGCATTAATGCTAAAGGGCTGGCTTGAACTTTATGCTGCAAGTCCCCTTTTTAATAGTGCTCCTGCTTTGGCAGATCCTAACCATCTCATAAGTTTTGAAAGTGAAGATCCCTCCAGATGGGCAACGGCTGCCGCTACAAATAAAAAATTCATAGATGAGTATGGCGGTACCTATGCACTTTTTCCAGAGCTGTCTGATCTATGGCGCGCTTCTAATGAATACAATTCTGAAGTGATCTGGGACAGGCAGGTAGTGGCAAACACCATGGGTTCCAACTATGAGCAATATGGTGGCCCGGTATGGGTAAATGGGGTGTATTACACCTGGGGCAATTACAATCCCACACAGGAAATGGTAGATGATTTTGCCATGGCTAACGGTAAGGTCATTTCAGATCCTACATCAGGCTATAATCCCCAGGATCCTTATACCGGTCGTGAAAAAAGATTTTACGATTTTATCGTTTACGATGGCGCTCCTTACAAACTGGACTGGATGGAAACTACTGATACTATTTATACAAGAATAGATGAAGTCAACCCTTCACTTAACGAAATCGACTTTGGTAGTGATGATGTGGGGAATACAGGCTATTATTCCAAAAAGAAATTAAATCCAGATGCTCCGCGAGGTGGCGGTGCCAGTGGTCAGAATTATATCTTTTACCGCTACGCGATGGTCCTTCTGAATTATGCCGAAGCGCAAAATGAAGTTTCAGGGCCAGATGCCTCAGTGTATAGCGCTATAAATGCCCTCAGAAATAGATCTGAACTGCCAGATCTTGAAGCCGGACTTGATAAGAACGCCATGCGCGAGGCGATTCACAGAGAACGTAGGGTAGAACTGGGATATGAAAACAACAGGTTTTTTGATATCATACGATGGAAAATTGCTGAAGATGTTATGAGTGTTGATAAACACGGTATGAAAATCACCAATACTTCCCCATCAAACAATAGCGGAGATTGGCAGTATGAAGTAATCCCACTCAATCACCCGCATGTGTTTACATCTAAAATGTATATGAACCCTATTCCACAATCCATAATTGATCAAAATCCGGAAATTTTACAAAATCCCGGATATTAA